The Pangasianodon hypophthalmus isolate fPanHyp1 chromosome 14, fPanHyp1.pri, whole genome shotgun sequence nucleotide sequence aagtgagacagacagtgcggtgaggtgagacagacagggcggtgaggtgagacagacggagctgtgaggtgaggtgagacagacagggcggtgaggtgaggtgagacagacggGGTAGTgatgtgagacagacagggcggtgaggtgaggtgagacagacggggtagtgaggtgagacagacggGGTAGTgatgtgagacagacagggtggTGAGGTGAGACAGCTCACTAACAGCTGGTCtgtattttaggaaaataaatccGAGTGCTTAAGTGTTCTATCACTCGCGCTCTACATCCTGCGCTGACGGCGTTCAGTCGAGGGGtgaacaacatcatcatcatcaccatggaAACCGAATCACCTGATTGATGATTTCATACTCTACAATTAATTGTGTGTAACACGCGTGTAACACGTTTATTACGTGTGTAACACGTTTATATTGTTACAGAACACTGTATTCCTGttcctcttccttcttcttcttctttttttttgttttattctcctAACGTTTTCATCAAACTGCTTAACGTACAAACTCCTTTTGTGTGGCGAGAATTTTAGCatctatttttgtttaatatttcagtttaaagtTAGAGATGTAAGACCTTCACAGCCGACCAGcagttcattctttttttcttctttttctcatcttttctctccttctttctgtatttcttatttttctctctcattctaactcgttctttctgtttttcactcttTCCATCACAGCCTTTATTCTTTccaaatttctttctttctttctttctttctttcttttctttctttcagaatttcagattttttgtctttttttcaaatttctttctatctgtcagaatttttctttctgtccgAATTTCTTTATTTCCAAATTTCTTTCTATGTGAATTTCATTCTTtccaaatttctttttttctttccaaatttCTTTGATTCTTtccaaatttcttttttctttctttccaaatttctttctttcattctgaatttctttttttctttcagaatttctttctttctgaatttttcctaatgtctttctttctttccttctttcttaatgtctttcttttgtcatttatttctgAGTTTTGTGGAATAACACGGCACTGATGCTGAGTGTCCTGTAGTCCTGACGTCGCAGCGCGGTTTATCACTGTTTGGTGTGTATTGCAGTGCTGGACTTTGCAGTACTGATATTCCAGAAGCCTGCATTATGTAAATgatcctctaacacacactgtgatcATCTCAGCcgctccaaacacacacttttgtcgATGATTTTCAAAATTAGTAGAATGATGCAGGTCAGTATTAAACAGCGACACGTCGGAGGTTCAGTGGTGTGTTTTAATGAACTGCAAACCACCACATCATAGCTGCTGTGTGTTGCACTATAATTGTAATAAGCTATTTTTATCCGTATTAtgcagctgtatgtgtgtgtgtgtgtgtgtgtgtgtgtgtgtccttcttGCCCTTTCAAGAGTTATTTCTGTCCCACATTTTGATAAACAGCTCACCCTCTCACCCTCCTTCAGCTTTTATGATTTCATTTTCCTTGACAGGAGTGTCAGAGATTTAAAActtaataactataagaacacAGATTCTCTTATAAATCCTTTTCAAAGTATTTCTTTTCTAAAGTTTACTCTTCATTCATATGTTTTAGGTTTAAAAATCCCAAATTCCAAAGTCACCAAAGTTCGTTTCTGCTTTTGAAATCCTAACACTGCACTATcacaagcaagaaagaaaaaaaatgttacacaaaataaaccaatctgtcgcttgtgggcgtggcctggtGTGGTCTGGTTTGATGGTAGTAAAATGTACTCTAGATTTAGTTTAAAGTGTATTTTCTGATGTAAAACCCTTAAACCCATGAAAATACAAGactttgttgtatttttgaGCACGAAAAGCATTTGAGCAAAGACTAAACACGGGCAGGTATTAAAGTTGTGAATGTAGAGGTTTCCTTGACCAAGACGAAAAACTTTTCTTGCACTTTAAAGTAAcgatgttttaattaaataacaatattGGTCTCGAATGCATTCCAGAGTTTTTTCCATCCCTAATTTAGTGTTGTCCAATTACCAAACCGagaggatgaaggctaacacgtgcttctgCCGTAcatctcacagacacacatgaaTGGCTAGTATCGCTGTGATtgacgggggagagagagagagagagtatgccccgcCTACCCAGAGAGTATGACACGCCCACCTAGAGAGTATGCTCCGCCCACCCAGAGTGTATGACACgcccaattttgctctcttgaactTGCGGCTACGGTTGGCTGTGACATCATCGGGATTCGACCGTGCAATCTCCAATTTCCATTGCGCTCCAGAGTTAAACACTGGATGTAATTAATTACaatattaacacacattaacgcTAATATACATCATGACAACAGGTGTTTTTATTCTATCTAGCAAACTTAGCAGAATTTAGGAATTCTTTAGCAGAActacattttgtgttttgtatgtgtgtgtgtgtgtgtgtaggtggggaTCAGGGTGTGTTAAACAGTTATTTCAGTGACTGGGCTACAGCTGATATCGCTAAACACCTTCCTTTCATCTATAACCTGAGCAGTGTGTCCATCTACACCTACCTCCCAGCGTTCAGACAgtgagtccacacacacacacacacacacacacacacacactgttctgtaACAGGAGATGACTGCAGGGACGGAAACATCTCTGTTTTTATCTccagacgcacacacacgcacacacacacacacatacacacgcacacacacacacactccagagaCGTCAGCTTCTCAAAATAGGGTGCTTTTATTTTACAAGGCTGTGATATGGGACGTGTCCCAGCATTAACACTCAATACACACAGCGTTTGTTTTCACTAGGTGCGTAAAAATATGATATGCTTAATACTTTAACGATCACAACCTTAATCCTTCTCCAAAGCTCCGCCCCTGTCACAGTAACCACACCCCCTTGTCGTAacctgatgtttttttcccactatgtagagaataaaacacttgggtgcgtgctcttataggaaaatatgaCATCACAAGTTCCTGTTACACCCCTTGACCCCCgggggttgattattttcttataacggcacgcccccaagtgttttattccacagcaattgtTCAAAGATTCTTAAATTCTTAAGTTATCAAGGTGATGaagttaattcctgttgtcacttacgttatagcatctataaacatttgtttacagtccagctgacactggagactccttccatatatgtcACACACAAtcctttaatatgttttttattattattattattattagcagagCGTCTGCCGTGTGaatgaattgttactatagaaacgataacgtattagcgataacgagtgcattaatataaacctgtgatttgcagctgcactactgtcagagctgctgttatagaaaattaatcaacagtgctgtggtatgtgacttgtgtgtgtagttttggcCACAATGCTAAGGTGATCCACTTCCTGGGTGAGAGGAAGCCGTGGGATTATgagcatgatgatgatggtgatggtgaggaTGAAGAGTGCAGCAGTGAGTCAGAGCAGTGCCGTTCTTCCTCTCTGGATCCTGATTACTTTCAGCAGTGGTGGAGTGTGTTTAAGTCGTCAGTGCTGCCGTTACTCTTGGAGGAGCACACACACCCGCTCTCGGATACACCCAGCGTGGAGGTAACGCTCTACATCACTCTATCGTTCACTTCGCTACGTGTTTTGCTACAGAAATATATAGTTTCGCAGCACCTTAAACATGTTTTGACCTCGAGTGTTTGgtataattttttctttttttttatgtaacaaTCCGAAACCAAAACTGAAatccaaaatgaaaataaaatcaaatttttaTTGAACAGATTTTTCAGTAAAGATTTTTTCAGTACCATGAAATACTCACCACTGAGTgagtattattactattactattccTACTGTTTCATCAAGAGGATCAGGTGACTAATATTactaaatctgattggtcaagagaCTCATCTGAGTAAATGCATGAGTATTTAATACCTAATAACTTCGAGAgcttatttatttgcttttatgtaaaaatatggaaaagatATGCAGATATGCAgaagcatttttactttctaaTGTAGCAGGCGCACAACTAGTGAATAATTTAGTATAATTTTGTCCGCTTCCGATTGGTAGATCCGCTTGGTTTGGATTGGTAGATCCGATTGGTTCTGATTTGTCCACTTCCGATTGGTATACAGTTCAAGTTCCGCTCTTTAGTATGATTTTTTCCATCAATTCCGTAGGTTTAAACTCCCATCCAGCTCTCTTTGTATTTTCTACTGCATAAGAAAATAGGACACTTGATCAGTAGGTAAAGTACGCTATGTGCATACTACGAGATTCCCGATTAGTCCCGATTCCCTTTTCTCAGATTAAGCGACATGAATTTCTCATTCTCAGTCTGTGAGCTTGCGCAGATGCTCTGATATTTTCAAGCATTTTTGAAATTCTCAGCCATGAATCATGTACTGTGAGCCCTCTACCTCATGTAGCGAGAACAACTCGAGAAACAGCCAACGAGAACCCGAGAGGAATTCAAATACATCTCCTATCAtgtgcagcagatccctgaatccggTTTATCTTCCGTCTATTGGTGTGGGAGAGCGAGGGCTAAATGTACgcacaataataaaaattatagaaaaaaaaaaaaaactagcgtGAGAGTGTTTCTAACGGCACGGAGTATAAAAATAGTTACTTATTGCACTAtgcctccagttctctttgcagaacagacgaTCCTTGCTCGCCTGCATATCCTGAACGAATCCtaccatgtttttgtttaatttctcctttttctcgTTTCCATATAAAGCAGCACAGATAGACAGCTCTCGCACTTATTTTAGTGAGAAATTTGGAGAGCAGACAGGCTTCGTCTGTGATCTCTCATGTAGTGTGTGAGCTTCATCTACGATCGCTCGTGTAGAGCGTTATATCCGCAAAACTACAAATaaagttgtgtagtgtgaaCAGTACAGCGATTCTGAGAAGTCATGTATTGTTCACGAGGCATAAAGTAGGGAAAGGAGAATAAAAGGGCTTTTGGTTAAAGTAAGGAAAAGGAGTAATAAACACAAGAGCATGAAAACTATGAAAACTGCACAGACTCTTTACAGTACTGGGACACTAAAGAAACCGAGACGTGCACCTTTGTGCATCCAGCCTTATTGTCTTACTGTAccactttgtttaatttatgattgtgtaatttactattttatatctatgtgtgtttgttttatattgtttgCTTTATGTTGTCATCTGAAGAACTCAGGGAATACCGTTATAAGCTTGTTGTTTTGCACAGAAGTACAATGACAGTCTTATCTTGTCTCATCTTCTTAGAGAAACCGAGAACTAGGAAACATGAAAATGAGGAGTCCAAGGAGACAAAATAAATTTGAGAAACTAGGAAACAAAGTATAGTAGGGAATCTAGGAGACAGGAGACTAGTAAACTAGGGAAAGTAAGAAATAGGACAGTAGGTGAGGTAGAGAAACTAAAAACTTAGAGACAACATGAAGGAAAAACAGCTGAGAATTTTAACACTTTggtaaaacaagaaaaacaagcaTTTGTTACGGTAATATAAAACTATGGAAGCTATCGAAAGTCTTATCATTAGCGTTAACGTCTAAcgttgctgctgctgtgtgtgtatgtgtgtgtgtgtgtgtgtgtgtgtgtgtgtgtgtgtggccgcACCTCTcagcaggagagtgtgtacgTCGAGGCAGCGCGGGTGGAGGAGTGTGTTCATCCGCCGGCTCCTCAAACCTCCTCGCAGGACAGAAAGCAGAAGTGGGAGCAGGGAGATGCGGATTATCTCGGAGAGGACTCGTTCACACACATCGAGAGGAAACTCGACTTCTTCCTCAagtgaacaacacacacacacacacacgtttagtTTTATACCTCAtgtgaacaacacacacacacacacacactcacacacacacatttagtttTATACTCCATCATGACATGAAACTACTCCTTGTgtgaacagcacacacacacacacgtttagtTTTATACTCCATCATGTCATGTAACTACTCCTTGTGAGAAcaacacacgacacacacacacacactcacacacacacgtttagtTTTATACCTCATGtgaacaacacaaacacacacacacacacacacgtttagtTTTATACTCCATCATGTCATGTAACTACTCCTTGTGTGAACAACACacgacacacatacacacacacacactcacacacacgtttagTTTTATACTCCATTATGACATGAAACTACTCCTTGTgtgaacagcacacacacacacacacacacaacacacacgttTAGTTTTATACTCCATCATGACATGAAACTACTCCTTGtgtaaacaacacacacacacacacaacacacacgttTAGTTTTATACTCCATTATGACATGAAACTACTCCTTGtgtgaacaacacacacacacacacacacacacacctgatgtgTATAATCTCACTGTGTGAaagtgttgttttatttctgtgagtTTTGTGcttgtgatgatgtaatgtatttatgactgtttttaatttctgaattatatcatctcacacacacacacacacacacacacacacactaaagggattatatttgtttaaaaagtagGGATGCATTGATATTGACACGCCGAAAAACTACTCCAAGACCAGCATCCGCTCCCAGGTGATGCTACGTAGTCCTCGCGCTAACGAACAGACGACAGgaaatgacagcgatctggacgTAATTTCACGATTAATCATCAGACTGCGaactgaaaatatcaagaggaggagcTACAGCGTCTTCCTACATTGAATACGagtgataaaacatcttaaacattaaACTCAGCACGAGGAGTTCATCGCTagacgagaaaaaaaaaaccgtcTCCAGACGACATTGAGTGAAAATATCGTATCTTACCTTATGTTCCAGTGTGTTGTTCTTGACGATCATTCGCTATCGTCATGACAACGAGGGACTCCtatgcaatgaaaacaaaaacgtaCTTTACTTATAGCTGTACATAAATGCTTTAAtgacgtaaaaaaaaaactgctcttCTCCACTGCGAACTAATTAACGTAGCTAGCTAATCAACTCGCTAATGTTAAGAACTCGAGTCTCGTAGCCTGAGCACGTGTGTGCAATCTTCGTAAACTGGCAAAATATACAACTATATACGATGTTACTTGATGTGTCTGactgattaatactaagtacGTTACTCATTTCtgtatcggtatcagtatcgACGAGtactaaaatactaaatactaaaaaaaattggtaTCGGTGCATCCCTAGCTAGTCAAAAGTattgaatgtaatttttttttaatggaaaaattaCCTCAAAAGCCGAACATGGGTCTCAGTCTTCCACGTAAAGAGTAGCCTTGGGTTACAGTTTTTCTCTCTGATCAGAAATCATCTTTCGCTTCTTCAGCTAAAGTGTTCGGTTACGATACTCgcaagtgggcggggcttaaagaGCTTGGTCTCTATTGGCTAGGTGTGATGGATGAGTGTATGAACAGATGTATGATAATGAAAAGAGACAAACAATGCACTGATGCTAAAGGACATTTTCTGCATTTATCTGCCCCATCATGCACTACAGAacaaaaggggcggggcttaaagCAGATAGCTACCGATGCCAACATGGCTGCTGATGGCgacttctgtctctgtcttcaAACTGTAACTCTTTAATGAgctgtaaaatgaaaaacagatgcAGCACTGTTAGCAAACACTGTTGGGTaaattagcatgctagcaagTCCAACACTGTTGTTTATATTAGACTTAGCACTTATTTTTTCATGTACAAACCAACGCTGCCTTCACGTGCTTTTAATCATCCCTTCAAGTCATAACTACTGTGAGCTTCAGAACAAATGATTGACTTTTACCCTTTTGTCATAGTGGAGGAAAAGACTAGCTAGATGTAGTTCCTCTGAAGTTTAGCTATTATGgtttttaagtataattttCCTCACAACTCATGAACTTTTGTTCTGGAGCTGAAGCCAAATAACTTCAAATAACTAGACAGCTAGCTTGCAACTAAAACTCCATAAATAATTTAGTAAATAAAGTGGAAAGCTTAGATAAATCTACACTGTAATGTGGATGGGATCCTGAATCCTGGGGTCCAGAGCAGGTCCACTCCTGTTAGCATTATTCTATTAGCAAAATTAgcatattaaaatcatttaaaaggcCTTTAATGAATGATGGTTGCATAATATCTCTGTACTGTTACTGTGAGAAGAAACTGTATGTGAAATAAAGAATTAGCAAAAGTTTcttctgagtctctctctctctctctctcacacacacacacacacacacactattagcAATGTTAGCATGTCCAGTAGCCTATGTTCCTTATTAGCAGTGTGAGCATTTCCATTGACTTTAATGAATCATTAGTCATTTACCTTTCATTACTTCATGTTAGTGTTCATTAACTATCTGTTAGCAATTTTAGTATTtccactatttttatttatttatttattttttttagcatcatctgcagtttttattctttcttattagaataaataagtattaataagtaaataagttaGTATTTCCACAGGCCTTTATTCCTCATTGTATTCTGGAATTACAATACACATGAGACATTTACATAATAtacttttaaagactttttttttaatctttaatattttagtaatatttaaatGGCTCCACTGAATCTCAAATCTCAGACTATCTTTACACAGATCactttaaattatatttgtaaaaataatttaaaaaaaaaagcaggtgtCAAACTCACAAACTTacagataattaaaaataaaacaacgaAACACTGCTTacttaacatttttacattatagcagGATTATAGCAGGTTTAAGCCTAATGTAATGATCAACTCCATGCACTAATGTGTGCAACACTGACACCTAGTGTTCGTGACCAGTTTTACTCCCTGCGAAGGTGTTGAAAAGAAAAgtggaaaatgtttttagtaATTTCTTTGTATacaatttatattataattacctCACAAAGCTGTAAATGCTAACCTTTTGGAGCTTATAAAAATCTCCACTTCTGttgtcaagtttgctgatgacgcAGTGGTTATGGTTCTcatctccaacaacaacaacaacaacaacaacgacaacaacgaGGCCACCTGCCTTGATGAGGTGGAGAAACTAATAGCTTGGTGCCAGACTAATGGTCTCTCTCTCAATGCCAGCAAAACCAAGGAGCTGGATGTGGACTTCAGGACGAGGCAGCACTCTCTCCAGACCCCTATGGAGAGCATGAGCAGCTTCAGGTACCTTCGAGTAAACATCTCTGAGGACCTGACCTGGACTCATCACACCCAAGCTCAGGTGAACAAAGCCAGACTCTCTGAGACTGCTGAGGAAATTCAGGGTCTCCTCAGCGATCCTGAAAACGTTCTATACTAAGGCTACTAAGACTCACAAAGTGGTATGGAAGCTTCTCAACCCAGGACCACAAAGCCCTGAGAGAGTGGTGCGCTTAGCTGAGCACATCTCCAGGTCTGCTGTCCGCTCTCTTCATGACATCTACACCAGGAGATGCAGTACCAGAGCTGCTAAAATCTTCAGAGACTCCATCCACCCTGGTAACTGTCTGTTCAGCCTGCTGTAATCAAGCAAGCGCTTCTGTAGTCTGGTGGCTGAAACGGCGAGgctcaggaggagcttcttccctcagaaaatcagactcctcaacacggacatgtccaccatacagatcccTCAGGACTCCATAAAGACTTCTGTCCAAAAAGGACATTATTCAACTTCTTGTTCCCTGTGTTAGGTCTGAGCTGGgagaaaaagatttaaaatttattgccttaacaACGTGGAAGAACTTCCAggaacatttaaacatttacttaCTGTGCTTCCTTCACTGGTTGAATTTATGGCAGTTGTAAATAACTTTTGATTATAGCCATATTGGAAGTGCAATATTtgattgtatattattatgtaaatttCTACttctgtttgatttatttatcttaaaacatatttctttagGAATGCTTTTacttgattactttgttttgcTACTTTGTTTTgcttactattattgttattaataattgaattgtattttattatgaacTGTTTTTtgatacatatttatatactcttatgtaaagcgccttgagaggcctttttaaaggcgctatattaaataaagtttatttctttcttactgTGTTAACTGCTGTTGTGTCTTTAATTGTTGTTATGTGTTTTTTTGCTGCCTTCTTGGCCATATCACTCttgtaaaagagattttatctCAATGAGTTTTGtatcctggttaaataaagttTACATACATAAAGACTCAACAGTCACTCTACTCTTTATATCATTACTATACGTAACATAACTGCAAATTTTGTACATTACTATGTTTTGCACATTCATGTACaaacatttcttatttcttattttttaatttagctatttaaatgcacagtttAAGGAGGAGTAGGCCAGCTTTTCATTCCACTACGagttgtatactgtatataactgtgtatgtgacaaataaaaatcttcaataaaaatcttgaaatttttttaaagtcatcGTAACCCTCTTAcagctgtgaatgagttgtaATGTGGTTAATCAACCAGCAGAGGGCGCTCTCCTACTGTGAAAACACAAAGCTCTGTGTTCTGGAGCGCTGCTAAACTCTCTTGTCGCGATAGTGTTATGGATTTgtccattatttattatttattaattatttttatttacttaacaTGTAGAAAACAGATCGAAAGAGATTTTAGTGGTTGATAA carries:
- the gyg1a gene encoding glycogenin-1a isoform X2, with amino-acid sequence MTDQAFVTLATNDSYAKGAMVLGVCLRNHKTSRNLAVLIGDDVSQPCRSVLSQIFDEVCEVSVLDSGDAARLAMMKRPELGVTFTKLHCWSLTHYSKCVFMDADTLVLCNIDELFEREELSAAPDPGWPDCFNTGVFVFQPSKETYTRLLIACTEHGSFDGGDQGVLNSYFSDWATADIAKHLPFIYNLSSVSIYTYLPAFRHFGHNAKVIHFLGERKPWDYEHDDDGDGEDEECSSESEQCRSSSLDPDYFQQWWSVFKSSVLPLLLEEHTHPLSDTPSVEESVYVEAARVEECVHPPAPQTSSQDRKQKWEQGDADYLGEDSFTHIERKLDFFLK
- the gyg1a gene encoding glycogenin-1a isoform X1, whose translation is MTDQAFVTLATNDSYAKGAMVLGVCLRNHKTSRNLAVLIGDDVSQPCRSVLSQIFDEVCEVSVLDSGDAARLAMMKRPELGVTFTKLHCWSLTHYSKCVFMDADTLVLCNIDELFEREELSAAPDPGWPDCFNTGVFVFQPSKETYTRLLIACTEHGSFDGGDQGVLNSYFSDWATADIAKHLPFIYNLSSVSIYTYLPAFRHFGHNAKVIHFLGERKPWDYEHDDDGDGEDEECSSESEQCRSSSLDPDYFQQWWSVFKSSVLPLLLEEHTHPLSDTPSVEQESVYVEAARVEECVHPPAPQTSSQDRKQKWEQGDADYLGEDSFTHIERKLDFFLK